The DNA sequence TCGGCATTATATCTCGCAGCACTTCCCTTCTAAACAGTTTAAGTCCAACCTGTGTATCTCTGACGTTCAGGTTGAACAATATTTTAACTATAAGATAATATACATCACTCATGAGTCTCCTTTTTAGAGGATAATTTATCTTCGATCTTGGGTGCCTCTTGGATCCGACGACGACATCAGCTTTTTCTTTTTCCATGACCTCGAGAAGCGTTGCCAAGTTTTTCGGGTGCAAATCTAGGTCCGCATCCATGAATGCCACAAGATCTCCGCTTGAACGTTCGAAACTATATTTTAGGGCAAAGCCTTTACCCCTATTCCTACCATAGGATAAAACCTTTATTCTGCCGTCAAGTGCTGCAAATTCCTTCGCTATAGCAAGTGTCAAATCCTTGCTGCCATCATCCACCAAAACAATCTCCCACTCGCCGACAATACCATCTAATGTTTTCGCAGTTACATTCAAAACATCTCTTATATTCTTTTCCTCGTTATATGCCGGAATTATGACGGAGATCATATCTCTAAACTAAGTTTTTTTAATCCTCTTTAAAAAAATTGTTTGATGACTTCAAAAGTTGAAAAAATGCTCACTGTGTGTTGGTTTATATCAGTACTTGTACCAGCCTTCCTTCTTCGTTTTTACCAAGACGAGGGTCTTTACCTGCACGTGGCAACAAGGTTTTTCGACATACTCCCCCCCCGTCCACCTCTTGCCTTTTTGATGGTTCATATTATTTCTCGCATGAATTCGTTTTTATTACTTGTATGGTTATCAAGGATTACTACGGCAGTATTTACTCTCTTTAATATCCTACTTCTCTATCGCCTGGTTAGGAATAAATACAACGAGAAAGTTGGTTTAATATCTTCCATCATCTTTACGATGTCCTTTATAATTTTGCGTTATGGGAGCAGATACAATCTGGAACCGTATGCTCTCTTCTTTATCCTCCTTTCAATATACGCTTTTGAAAAGCAAGCTTTTCTCTCAGCAATCTCTGCTGGGCTATCTTTTGCTGCGAGGAGTACGGCGTTGGTATACGTCCCGTTTTACATAGTATATTCCTCTAGGAAGAGGAAAAACTTAGCTTTTATTGCTTTAATACCTGTAATTGCCACATTTGGTTGGATAGCTTATGCAAAAATGTCATTCTCAGGACGAACACCAATAGAGTATAACTTCGATTTCACAAAATTGGGCATCTCCTGGATCCTCACAAGCCTTTCAAGAGGATGGCTCGAATTCGCAATCGCCTACCCACTTGCATTTTTCGGATTCCTGTACTCTCTGAAATCTGAGAAAAATAAAGACATCTTCATTCTCACCATGCCCATGATTCTCGCCCTAAGCGGAGTCTACGGCTTCCTCCTCAACGGAGCCTTCGAACGCTACACCATGATCCCCCTCGCATTAATGTGCATAACTGCAGGCAAACCCATCGCTGATTTCATGGAGAAGCATGGTTTGAAAATGAGGCATCTTATTGCCTTCCTACTTGTCCACCTCCTCATTTTGAATGCGGGCGTCGTTGCCTTAAGCGAAATCGGAGCAAACAGCATCTACGACTTTGGATTCTGGTATGATGTCGAGGTTGTGAACATTCTGAACGAGAAGGCTCAGGGAGAGTTCGTCGTCGGCACACCCCACGGCGCATTCGTCAACTGCACGTGGAAGTATGCCGAGCGAAAAATCGCTCAGGCAATCGCCCTGAACCCCGACTGGCTTGTTACTTTCAAAGCATGGGTTAAAGTCAAGCCCAACAACAAACTCGAAGTTTATGAAGTCGGCCCTTACATACTTATCCATTCCCATCCACGGGGATTCATCAGGGAATATGTTGAGACAACGAATTTCGGGTTTAACAGATTGAGGAAATAAGAACTTGAACAACCTTGGTCACAGGGTTGGGTGAATTTTAAAGTATTGCTGAATTATATTAACACTGCCTCATCCAGTTCTGACACTTTTTTAATCTCCTTTAACGCCTTCATTATCACTTTTTCGCCAGCATTCCATATTTCAATGCCTGCTGTTTTACCATCTTTGTCATACTCTATCCAGACACCTTCATCGATTTCATCACTATCTGAGATCTCACCTTCCCTGATGAGAATGTAGAGGATATCAGCCTTAGGGTCGTATCTAACTTTCATAATTTCACCCACCTTTTACTCTCCACCTTGTTTTTAATAATCTTTCCCAGCCTTTTACTTGTATCGATCACAGTTATAACCTCAACAAACTCTTGAGAAAGACCATAAACAACTATCAGATAATGTCCTTCTTTCTTCCGCTTACCTATTGCCACATTGTACCTGTTTTTTAAATCATAGAATTTCCACTCAGGTTTCAGGATAACTCTCTCTACCTCTTGGATGTCAATCTTCTTTCGATGAGTCTTAATCTTGCATGTTCAGTAAACACCAATTTCATTTCTCCCCTGAATCTATGAAGTCTTTACAACTCCTTAAATTTATTTGGATTGCAACTTTTCTGTGGATTTAACTTGAATTTAACAGATAAAGTTTCATTGATTGAATATCATATTTTCGCATCCTTATTCCATTCCCGTGGAATACGCTTTTTAAGACTCCATGCAATCGAATCCATTTTATCTGCAATGGACAGATGATAGCACTAGCTGCCCGGATCCGGCCTCCCATCACGGATCAGTTCGACCGGATCCGTTAGAGATATGAGAGTATCCTTTCCCTTGAAACCTTTATATACTTCCTGACGATTTCCACAAAAATTTCCTTCTGTCTGGAGTAACTGTAAGCGTAAACATCATCCAGGAATTCCAGCTCCTTCACTATCAGTCTGATCTGTGCTCTGGATATTTTATAACCTTTTTGCTCAAGGTCTCTGCGTAAGCTTGAAAGAACGCCCGTAAAGAATCCCAACCTTTTCCCCCTGTCTGAAGAAACGTTTTTGAGTGTTCCGCATTTTGAACAGTAGGGGTGGGGAGCAATTAGCCTGTTCTCGGCGGGGTACCAGACCCTATCTCTGGCGCTCTTATGCTCACACACCATCTCGAATGTTGATAGCCGAACTCAGTATAAATACATTGTTGGAAACAGAAGCGATTATATATCATCCCCATCTAACCTCAGCAGTGTCGGATGTTGGAGAGGTTGCAAGGTACAGCTATCTAATTCTGGCAGCTTTTTTTATTGCAAGTGTTGTTAACTATCTTTATCAGGTGGTAATGGGTATACTGCTTCCCAGGAGTGATTTCGGTTCGCTGGGAGTTGCTCTTTCCGTGCTGTACATAGCATCCGTTGTCACCCAGAATACCTTTTCGTGGCCTGCAACCAAGTTCATAGCCGTAAATCCAGAAAACGGTGCCAGATATTTCAGAACAGCATTGGTCGGCAATCTCATCCTTGCTCTCGCAGCATCTTTTTTAATAATACACTTCGGTCAGATAATGCTGCTCGTTGCTGCCTCACTTCTGCTGACTGCTATCGTTAACTCCTACGTCTCTGCTTTGCGAGGCTTCAAGATGTTCTTACCAATAGCTGTTGCAAACACCGCAAATCCTGTCGTAAAAATCCTTGTGGCTGCAGCCCTGGTTATCGCCGGATATGGTGTTTTAGGGGCCCTTGCAGGACTGGTGGCGGCCGTAGCATTCTCAGCAGCGTATCTGGCGATCGTGGCAAGAAAGATAGAATTCGGAAAATCATCAGGATGGAGCTTTAAAATGGTCAGGGAAAGTGCATCCATGTCAGTGACCTTTCTGGGAATTTTCTTTCTGGTTAACGGAAGCATTGTCATGCTGAAGCTTTCTGGTTTCAGCGATGTTGTGGCGGGCTCGTTCAATGCAGCTCTGACGGTATCCAGGGCTGTCTTTTTCCTGGCCTCCGCACTGATTACAGTCACATTTCCCTACGTTTCATCCGAGTCAATGGGAGAAAGGCTGTCTTTTGAGAGCCTGAAATATGTCATTTTATTTGCATTCCCGATAGCACTCTCGATGAGTTCGAATCCGGAAGCCTGGTTGACCGTATTCTTCTCAAACAAGTACGTTGACGCCGGGATTTTTCTGAGATATCTCGGTCTGGGAGTGGGATTCCTGAGCATTTCGACCATCCTCGCTTCAAATCTGCTTGCTCTCGGAAAGTCCAGATTTACGGCGCTCAGTGTGGCTATGGCAGGCATAGCTTACGCAGTGGTATCCTACAGCTCGGACACTCTCAAAATCTCCGCCTTTCTGCTGCTGGTATCGGTCACTCTTACAATCGCTTTAACGATATATTATGCCAAAAACTACTACTTCAAAGCCGGTCTAACGAGAATAACAAAGTTGCTGTGCTGCTACGCAGTGCTGAGTCTTCTGATGACGCTGAGGGTCGAGGGCAGAGTGGTCAACCTTGCTCTAATTGCTGCAGCCCTCCTTACCTACACGATCCTCATTTCGATAACCGGACTTTTTGATGACAGGGACGTTGAGTTTCTCCTTGCCCCACTTCCGAAAACGGTAAGAGAGAGAGCTGCCGTGATCGTAACTAAGCTGAATTCACTGCTTCGATGAGAATCTTCTCGGTCTTTTCAGCAGCGCTCTCCCAGGTATACCTTTCCGCAATTCGTCTTCCTGTAGAGCCAAGTTTTCTGTAAATTTTACCGGCCCTTTCAATTGCCTCGGCAAGGCTCCTTGGTGAGGGGTTACACAGCACTCCGTTTTTTCCATCTCTTATATAGCAGGGTATGCCTCCAACTCTCGTTCCAACCACCCCGGTTCCACATGCATTTGCCTCCAGCGCCACCATGCCAAAAGCCTCAAGATCCGATTTCGATGGGAGAACAAGTAACTTTGCTGACGAATACAGTTTGACGAGGTCTGAATCCCCTACAACACCTGTAAATTCGACGCTAACATTAAACACCTGGCTCAATTTTTCATAGTATTCTCTTTTGTTCCCTTCTCCAACCACCACCAGCCTCTCCCCACTCAGTGAAGCAGCTTCTATAAGAACGTCCAGTCCCTTCCACATGTGTCCCCTGTTTAGCTGACCAACAAAGAGCAAATAGTCCTCTTTTCTGGGACCGGGTCTAAAAAAGTTGATATCCACTCCCGGCTCAACGACAAAATCCGCTTTAACAGCTCTTTTTACGAAATCTGAAACTGCAACGCTGATTTCTGCCCTGGAGTGGATGTAGGGCTGTAAACATCTGTAAATCCTAGCAAGAGGGGCCAGAGTTCCGGCGGCCGTCACAAAGGCAGAATGGTATACGACGACGGATGGCTTCTTTTTCAGCAGAAGTGCCATATCCGCAAAATAGGGCACCGGAGTGTGGGCGTACACAACATCACACCACCTGGAGAGCTCTGGAAATACTCTCGCCGCTCTAAAAGATACGGGAGTGTTCGAAATTTTTATTCCTTCCCCCACACCTATAACTTCAAAAACCTGAGATGATGGATTGCTGCACAAAACTTTAATTTCGTGTCTCTCAGCCAATCTACGACAAACTTCATATACATACCTTTCGAGTCCTCCGGGTTTAGGGTGAAAATATGGTGCAACGCACAGCACTCGCATTCCTGTTACTGTTGGCTTTCGTATATATATTTATAGCAGAAGCAGCCTCGACTGAGTTAATCAGCTATGGTATTGTGAAAAAAGGTGACGAGTATTTTGTAAACGGCTCGGGAGAGCTCAAATGGGAAATCGGAATAGAGAACATTTCGAGAGTGAGCCTGATTGTGGAAACTTCAGACGTTTCAGGCACAGTCGTTTTAGAACGGTATGACAGGATAGTAAAAACCCAATCGCTGAATTCAGGAACCGGTAAATTTAACTTTCTTCTTCCACCCGGGGATTACACGGTTTACATTATACTGACTGGAAGAGGCACGGTAATGGTGAAGAAGAACGTGGAGGAAATTAAATCAGATTTTGCATACAAGACCGAAAATTACTCCCTCTATCTTCTGAATGTTTCAAAATTGGCCGTAGGCGAAAAGTTTTCTTTCGATCTCATCAGCTTCTCCAAGGAAAAGATGTGGCATATTCTGAAGGTGGAGAGTGCCGGATGTAAAGGGCAGGTGATGTTCTGGAGCTATCCGAGTGCAAGTAAACATCACTATGAATTCAATTGCTTCAAGATACCCGGTATCTATACCGTTACAATCTCGGGGGATGGCTGGTCTTACGATGTGAGAGTTACCGCCTATCCCGGAAACGAGTTTCTTATATTGATGGGAACTCTTGCGATCATTTTTGCTGGAACGTATGCAGCAAGAAGACATATTCACGGCTTATCTGTGGGTCAAAAGCTCGTATACATCTCCATAGTTCTTTTGATTTTATCGGCCGTGGTTCTCAGCTTTTACGGAGAAGATTTCGCCAACTCTCTGGCGATAATTGCCTATTATTTCCTGACCTTGGGTGTCATAAACCTCCTTATTGAATACAGATCCGAAAGGGCGGGTTGGTTGAGGGGCTCAATCAGTTTGCTTGTTGTGGCATACCTCATACACATCTCACCAGAAGTCCTCAAATTTCTCCCCCACACAGATTACGTTCTTGCCATTACAGCGATCATCATTGAGGCTTATCTGCTCATAAAATCCAAGTGATGGCTATTGCACCTCAAAAACTTTAACCTTCCCGAAACTCTTTAAGAGCCTGAAATGCTTTAAGTTCTCAGCATTCTCCACATGTAACCTGTAGAACATGGAGGTATTGTAAAATTCGAGAATTCTTTCTTTTTTCATGTGTTCAGGGTGAAGTCCCGCAATGGACATTATTGCCTCAAACTTGCCCGTGTAGACTCCGCTCTCGTTCTTTAGACCCATCTCCTCGTCCGTGATGATATATCTAACACCTCTCCTTTTCACAACCTTGAGCGCCTCCTCTTCGCTCTGAGCGGTGAAGAACCTTGCCGCATCAACAGCTCCTGCCTGAAAGTTATTACACACCACCGGCCTTTTTGCAACATACACTATCCAGTTTCCATAGTCCCACCAGCTCAATACGGAGTACTCTGGCTTACCGCTGTCAGGGTGCAGGTAGTATGACGTGGGATCTGTATTCGCCTCCAACCATTTCAGCGCATCATACCAATCCTTGTTCAGTTCATATGGCCTGATTGAAATTGTAATTGCAGGTGAGAAAATGAAGGCAAGGAAGACTGCCACCACGACCTTATCGCCAAGAGTTAGCTTTTCCTTTTTTCGAGGTTTTTTTCTCCCCCTTTTTTTCTTCACTTCATCGCCCTCCTCCCTTACAATTACCTCAGTCTTTTCGAAAATGTAGACGAGGGTGGAAGAGGCAAAGAAAGCCACGGGAATTGCCAGAACATCAACAAACCTCACCTGCAGGATGGCAAGAGCGAATGATGCAAAGAAAAGTGCACGGAAAAATTGATTTCTAAATGTGAGCAGTGACGGAAGGGCCAGAACAAAGGATAGATACCCCGAGAGTGACATGATTCCTGCCAGATCAAAGGACTGTGCTTCAGCAATCGTCGGGAGGTATATGTTCGCTCCGAGAAGGTAGTCCATACCCGCCCTGATAAAGCTCAGTTCCTTAACAGGAATGAGGTATAAAACTGCCAGTATCAGAGCGCTGGCAGCCACATAACCCAGTTCCACTCTGAAATCACCGAACCTTTTAACAAGTACACCGGCAGCAAGAAAGAGGGCGATTACCACAAAGGATAGGGCAAGAGTGTGGCTCACAACTACAGATGCCACTGGAATGAGGAACGCTGGTATGGAATAAAACAGCTTTTTCTCATCAAAATACAGGAATACTGCAAATGCGAGAACGGCAGCATAAATCGGCGCTCCTACCCATGAGAAGGCCAGAATTGTCAGAGGTGCGGCAGCAGTGATGGGATGCCTGAACAGAAGATATATTGCGAGCAGCACCAGAAACATGTTCCATGCGTGATGATCTGCAAACCCCAGAACACTCGTATGAACTGCTGCAGGAATTGTTGCATAAACGAGGGCGGAGAGCAGTGCAAAATTTTCATCTCCAAAATTCTTCGCTATGGCATAAACAAGAATGGTGCTGATAATTCCAAGCACCACGGGCAGCACCAGAGCAAAATAAACGGTGGCATCGAAGCCAAACAGCATCCCTGGAGCGGCAAGAAGGTAATCAAAAAGTGGTAGCCAGCCGATTTTCAAACCGTGAGGGTAGTTGAGGTAGTAGTCAAACTCAGGTAGGTAGCCTGACTTAACGAGGATCTCAGCAAGCCTGAGATGATAAAATGGATCGTAACCTGCAGGAAGCTTGAGAGAAAAGACACGAAAGTTTTGAAGTCTCAGCAGGGTTGCCAATATGATCACAGCCAGCAGCCACATGAAGGAAAATCTATTGAGAGAATAAATAAGTTGCTATTCTATAGACAGACTGCTTATGAAAAACGTACTGAAAAACACCTGTAGACCGACTGCAACCATTAGA is a window from the Archaeoglobus neptunius genome containing:
- a CDS encoding STT3 domain-containing protein; translation: MWLLAVIILATLLRLQNFRVFSLKLPAGYDPFYHLRLAEILVKSGYLPEFDYYLNYPHGLKIGWLPLFDYLLAAPGMLFGFDATVYFALVLPVVLGIISTILVYAIAKNFGDENFALLSALVYATIPAAVHTSVLGFADHHAWNMFLVLLAIYLLFRHPITAAAPLTILAFSWVGAPIYAAVLAFAVFLYFDEKKLFYSIPAFLIPVASVVVSHTLALSFVVIALFLAAGVLVKRFGDFRVELGYVAASALILAVLYLIPVKELSFIRAGMDYLLGANIYLPTIAEAQSFDLAGIMSLSGYLSFVLALPSLLTFRNQFFRALFFASFALAILQVRFVDVLAIPVAFFASSTLVYIFEKTEVIVREEGDEVKKKRGRKKPRKKEKLTLGDKVVVAVFLAFIFSPAITISIRPYELNKDWYDALKWLEANTDPTSYYLHPDSGKPEYSVLSWWDYGNWIVYVAKRPVVCNNFQAGAVDAARFFTAQSEEEALKVVKRRGVRYIITDEEMGLKNESGVYTGKFEAIMSIAGLHPEHMKKERILEFYNTSMFYRLHVENAENLKHFRLLKSFGKVKVFEVQ
- a CDS encoding glycosyltransferase; translated protein: MISVIIPAYNEEKNIRDVLNVTAKTLDGIVGEWEIVLVDDGSKDLTLAIAKEFAALDGRIKVLSYGRNRGKGFALKYSFERSSGDLVAFMDADLDLHPKNLATLLEVMEKEKADVVVGSKRHPRSKINYPLKRRLMSDVYYLIVKILFNLNVRDTQVGLKLFRREVLRDIMPRLLVKRYAFDVELLANAVRRGYKIVEAPIELDYRSSSNINWAEIWRMFVDTLAVAYRMYLRGYYD
- a CDS encoding DUF2283 domain-containing protein; this translates as MKVRYDPKADILYILIREGEISDSDEIDEGVWIEYDKDGKTAGIEIWNAGEKVIMKALKEIKKVSELDEAVLI
- a CDS encoding oligosaccharide flippase family protein; amino-acid sequence: MSDVGEVARYSYLILAAFFIASVVNYLYQVVMGILLPRSDFGSLGVALSVLYIASVVTQNTFSWPATKFIAVNPENGARYFRTALVGNLILALAASFLIIHFGQIMLLVAASLLLTAIVNSYVSALRGFKMFLPIAVANTANPVVKILVAAALVIAGYGVLGALAGLVAAVAFSAAYLAIVARKIEFGKSSGWSFKMVRESASMSVTFLGIFFLVNGSIVMLKLSGFSDVVAGSFNAALTVSRAVFFLASALITVTFPYVSSESMGERLSFESLKYVILFAFPIALSMSSNPEAWLTVFFSNKYVDAGIFLRYLGLGVGFLSISTILASNLLALGKSRFTALSVAMAGIAYAVVSYSSDTLKISAFLLLVSVTLTIALTIYYAKNYYFKAGLTRITKLLCCYAVLSLLMTLRVEGRVVNLALIAAALLTYTILISITGLFDDRDVEFLLAPLPKTVRERAAVIVTKLNSLLR
- a CDS encoding ArnT family glycosyltransferase, with amino-acid sequence MLTVCWFISVLVPAFLLRFYQDEGLYLHVATRFFDILPPRPPLAFLMVHIISRMNSFLLLVWLSRITTAVFTLFNILLLYRLVRNKYNEKVGLISSIIFTMSFIILRYGSRYNLEPYALFFILLSIYAFEKQAFLSAISAGLSFAARSTALVYVPFYIVYSSRKRKNLAFIALIPVIATFGWIAYAKMSFSGRTPIEYNFDFTKLGISWILTSLSRGWLEFAIAYPLAFFGFLYSLKSEKNKDIFILTMPMILALSGVYGFLLNGAFERYTMIPLALMCITAGKPIADFMEKHGLKMRHLIAFLLVHLLILNAGVVALSEIGANSIYDFGFWYDVEVVNILNEKAQGEFVVGTPHGAFVNCTWKYAERKIAQAIALNPDWLVTFKAWVKVKPNNKLEVYEVGPYILIHSHPRGFIREYVETTNFGFNRLRK
- a CDS encoding glycosyltransferase family 4 protein, yielding MRVLCVAPYFHPKPGGLERYVYEVCRRLAERHEIKVLCSNPSSQVFEVIGVGEGIKISNTPVSFRAARVFPELSRWCDVVYAHTPVPYFADMALLLKKKPSVVVYHSAFVTAAGTLAPLARIYRCLQPYIHSRAEISVAVSDFVKRAVKADFVVEPGVDINFFRPGPRKEDYLLFVGQLNRGHMWKGLDVLIEAASLSGERLVVVGEGNKREYYEKLSQVFNVSVEFTGVVGDSDLVKLYSSAKLLVLPSKSDLEAFGMVALEANACGTGVVGTRVGGIPCYIRDGKNGVLCNPSPRSLAEAIERAGKIYRKLGSTGRRIAERYTWESAAEKTEKILIEAVNSA